The DNA sequence AGGAACGCCTGGTACCGCCCGATGAACCGCGCCACCCCGCGGCTGGCGCGCGCCTGGTCCTTCGACCACACCAGGATGTCCGGGTCGACGTCGGGGTCGAGCTCCTCGTGGTTCGGGTTGGCGTGGTGGCGGGTGTGCTTGTCCATCCACCAGCCGTAGCTCATCCCGACCCCGAGGTTCCCGGCGAGCATCCCGGCGGCCTCGGTGGGGCGCCGGCGCCGGAACACCTGCTTGTGCGCGAGGTCGTGGGAGAGCAGCGCGATCTGCCCGAACAGGAAGGCCTGGAAGACGGCTACACCGAGCTGCCACCAGGAGTTCCCGAGCAGCGCGAAGGCCACCCACCCGGCGGCGAAGAGCCCGGCGACGACGGCGGTCCGGACGGCGTAGTAGCCGGGCCGGCGCGCCATGAGCCCGGCGGCGGAGATGCGGTGGCTCAGCCGGGCGAAGTCGCTGCCGACGTGATTCTCTGTGGTGGTCACGCACCCGAGTCTTCGCGACGGCGGCGCCTGACGGAATGCGGTGGGCTCCCGGCACTTTCGGGGGGCCAGCCCTACCGGCCACGCTGGTATACGAGCACCCCGATGTGGCGTTCGGTGCGCTCAACGCACCGAACGCCACATCGGGGTGCTTCGGTCAGGCGATGTACTCCGCCAGGTGCCGGCCCGTCAGGGTCTTCTTCCGCGCCTTCACCAGCTGCGCCGGCGTGCCCTCGAACACGATCTTCCCGCCGTCGTGGCCCGCGCCGGGACCGAGGTCGACGATCCAGTCCGCGTGCGCCATCACCGCCTGGTGGTGCTCGATCACGATCACCGACTTGCCCGCGTCCACCAGGCGGTCCAGGAGGCCGAGCAGCTGCTCGACGTCGGCCAGGTGCAGGCCCGCGGTCGGCTCGTCGAGGACGTACACCCCGCCCTGCTCCGCCATGTGCGTCGCCAGCTTGATGCGCTGGCGCTCGCCGCCGGACAGCGTCGTCAGCGGCTGGCCGAGGGTGAGGTAGCCGAGGCCGACGTCGGACAGGTGCGTCAGGATCTTGTGCGCCGCCGGGGTTTTCGCGTCGCCGTCGGCGAAGAACTCCAGTGCCTCGGCGACCGACATCCCGAGGACCTCGCTGATGTCGCGGCCGCCGAAGGTGTAGTCCAGGACCTCGGCCGAGAACCGCTTGCCGTCGCACACCTCGCACGGGGTGGCCGTGCTCGCCATGATGCCCAGGTCCGTGTAGACGACGCCGGCGCCGTTGCAGTTGGGGCAGGCGCCCTCGGAGTTGGCGCTGAACAACGCCGGCTTCACGCCGTTGGCCTTGGCGAACGCCTTGCGGATCGGTTCCAGCAAACCGGTGTACGTGGCCGGGTTGCTGCGGCGCGAACCGCGGATGCCGGTCTGGTCCACCGTCACCACGCCTTCGCCGCCGGACACCGAGCCGTGGATCAGGGAGCTCTTGCCCGAGCCCGCCACCCCGGTCACGACCACCAGCACGCCGAGCGGGATGTCGACGTCGACGTCCTGGAGGTTGTGCGTGGAGGCCCCGCGCACCTCCAGCACGCCCGACGGCGAGCGCACCGACGACTTCAGCGACGCCCGGTCGTCGAGGTGCTGCCCGGTCAGCGTCCCGCTCTTGCGGAGACCGTCCACAGTGCCCTCGAAGACGACCTCGCCGCCCGCCGAACCGGCGCGCGGCCCGAGGTCGACGACGTGGTCGGCGATCGCGATCGCCTCCGGCTTGTGCTCGACGACCAGCACCGTGTTGCCCTTGTCCCGCAGCTGCAGCAGCAGCTCGTTCATCCGCTGGATGTCGTGCGGGTGCAGCCCGATCGTCGGCTCGTCGAAGACGTAGGTGACGTCGGTCAGCGACGACCCGAGGTGGCGGATCATCTTGGTGCGCTGGGCTTCCCCGCCCGACAGCGTCCCGGATGGACGGTCGAGCGAGAGGTAGCCGAGCCCGATTTCGACGAACGAGTCCAGCGTGTGCTTCAGCGCGTCCAGCAGCGGCGCGACCGACGGCTCCGCCAGCTTCCCGACCCACCCGGCGAGGTCGCTGATCTGCATCTCGCACGCGTCGGCGATGCTGATCCCGTCGATCTTCGACGACCGGGCCGCGTCCGACAGCCGCGTTCCGGCGCAGTCCGGGCAGGTCTGGAAGGTCACCGCCCGCTCGACGAACGCGCGGATGTGCGGCTGCATCGAGTCGACGTCCTTGGACAGCATGGACTTCTGGATCGCCGGGACCAGCCCCGAGTAGGTGAGGTTGATGCCGTCGACCTTGATCTTGGTCGGTTCCTTGTACACCAGGTCGGCGAACTGCTTCTTGGTGAACTTCTTGATCGGCTTGTCCGGGTCGAAGAAGCCGGAGCCGCGGAAGATGCGGCCGTACCAGCCCTCCATGCTGTAGCCCGGGATGGTGATCGCGCCTTCGTTGAGCGACTTGTCCTCGTCGAAGAGCGCGGTGAGGTCGATGTCGTTGACCTTGCCGCGGCCCTCGCAGCGCGGGCACATGCCGCCGGTGATGCTGAAGCTGCGGCGCTCCTTGATCTGGCGCCC is a window from the Amycolatopsis sp. cg9 genome containing:
- a CDS encoding ATP-binding cassette domain-containing protein; translation: MSKPTRKSASHTADSHDLIRVHGARVNNLKDVSVELPKRRLTVFTGVSGSGKSSLVFSTIAAESQRLINETYSTFVQGFMPTLARPDVDVLDGITTAIIVDQERMGANPHSTVGTATDANAMLRILFSRLGTPHIGSPQAFSFNVASISGAGAVTIEKGGRQIKERRSFSITGGMCPRCEGRGKVNDIDLTALFDEDKSLNEGAITIPGYSMEGWYGRIFRGSGFFDPDKPIKKFTKKQFADLVYKEPTKIKVDGINLTYSGLVPAIQKSMLSKDVDSMQPHIRAFVERAVTFQTCPDCAGTRLSDAARSSKIDGISIADACEMQISDLAGWVGKLAEPSVAPLLDALKHTLDSFVEIGLGYLSLDRPSGTLSGGEAQRTKMIRHLGSSLTDVTYVFDEPTIGLHPHDIQRMNELLLQLRDKGNTVLVVEHKPEAIAIADHVVDLGPRAGSAGGEVVFEGTVDGLRKSGTLTGQHLDDRASLKSSVRSPSGVLEVRGASTHNLQDVDVDIPLGVLVVVTGVAGSGKSSLIHGSVSGGEGVVTVDQTGIRGSRRSNPATYTGLLEPIRKAFAKANGVKPALFSANSEGACPNCNGAGVVYTDLGIMASTATPCEVCDGKRFSAEVLDYTFGGRDISEVLGMSVAEALEFFADGDAKTPAAHKILTHLSDVGLGYLTLGQPLTTLSGGERQRIKLATHMAEQGGVYVLDEPTAGLHLADVEQLLGLLDRLVDAGKSVIVIEHHQAVMAHADWIVDLGPGAGHDGGKIVFEGTPAQLVKARKKTLTGRHLAEYIA